The following are encoded in a window of Mustela nigripes isolate SB6536 chromosome 1, MUSNIG.SB6536, whole genome shotgun sequence genomic DNA:
- the LOC132011125 gene encoding LOW QUALITY PROTEIN: olfactory receptor 2D3-like (The sequence of the model RefSeq protein was modified relative to this genomic sequence to represent the inferred CDS: inserted 1 base in 1 codon): MGTENQTYVTEFILLGLSSDRQIQILLFVVFLIIYLITLLGNLLIIMLIHIDSRLQTPMYFFLKNLSFTDLCFSTTIIPQMLFHLLVMRKTISFAGCSIQMIFFLVAGCTESSLLAVMSYDRYVAVCKPLHYSMLMTQRVCIQLSIGSWATGAFVSLVDTTFTLCLSYHGQNIINHYFCEPPALLKLASEETYKAEIAIFAIGVVILLGPLSLILFSYWNIIFTVIQIQLGEGRPKVFSTXGSHLTVVVFFYGSTIFTYMRPNSKNISEGDKVISVFYSVVTSMMNPNKDVKEAFMKIFGR; this comes from the exons ATGGGCACAGAAAACCAAACCTATGTGACTGAATTTATCTTGCTGGGCCTTTCTTCAGATCGGCAGATACAGATCCTCCTGTTTGTGGTGTTTCTCATCATCTACCTGATAACTCTGTTGGGAAATCTTCTCATCATAATGCTAATTCATATCGACTCTCGACTTCAAACACCAATGtacttcttccttaaaaatttgTCATTTACTGATCTCTGTTTCTCTACAACAATCATCCCCCAGATGTTATTCCATTTGCTAGTAATGAGAaaaaccatttcctttgctgggTGTTCaattcagatgatttttttcctagtaGCTGGGTGTACAGAAAGTTCCCTCCTAGCAGTGATgtcctatgaccgctatgtggctgTCTGTAAGCCCCTTCACTACTCCATGCTCATGACCCAGAGGGTGTGTATACAGCTGAGCATAGGGTCCTGGGCCACTGGAGCATTTGTATCTCTGGTAGACACAACATTTACTTTATGTCTGTCATACCACGGACAGAACATaattaatcattatttttgtgAACCTCCTGCACTCCTGAAGTTGGCTTCAGAAGAAACCTACAAAGCTGAGATTGCCATCTTTGCAATAGGTGTGGTAATTCTCCTTGGTCCTCTTTCCCTCATCCTTTTCTCCTATTGGAATATTATATTCACTGTGATTCAGATACAGTTAGGAGAGGGGAGGCCCAAGGTCTTTTCTA TGGGTTCTCATCTCACTGTTGTTGTCTTCTTCTATGGCTCAACAATATTTACCTACATGCGTCCAAATTCCAAGAACATAAGTGAAGGGGATAAGGTGATCTCTGTGTTCTACTCAGTTGTAACATCCATGATGAACCCAAACAAGGATGTGAAGGAggcatttatgaaaatatttggaagataa